The genomic DNA GGTCGGAGCTATTCCAATTCAATAAAAAAGTACCGGAAGAGTACAATATCGATGCGTTCCGTATCGCCTGGGATAAAATTCCCTGGAACTATATGGCAACAGTGGTCCCTTTTCAGACCACCTATGGCTGTCCGTTCAAGTGTGGTTTTTGTAATTTTTCCCTGACCAAGGTGCATAAAAAGTCGATGGATGGTCTGTTTGAGGAGTTGCGTAGCATAACCCATCACTCTTTTGTGGAGCGGGTTTGGTTTACCGACGACAATTTTTTTCTCACAGAAAGAATGGTCATCGATTTTTGTGAACGCTATATCCAGGAGGATTTTCCCTTCTCCTGGGCCAGCTTCATCCGGGCAAGCTCCATCACCCCCCGCACCGCTGAACTTCTAAAGCGGGCCAAATGCGACATGTTGGTGCTGGGTTTTGAGTCCGGCAGCCAAACCATGCTGGACAATATGTTCAAAAAGGACACCGTCAGTCACTACCATGAGGCCACCTCCTACTTGATCAGGGCGGGCATCCATATCGAAATGGCCTTTGTGGTGGGTTATCCGGGGGAGACGGCGGCAACGGTCGGAGAGTCCATCGATTTTGTTAACAGTCTGCCAGTCAATCCGGAACAGACTCGTTATCTCTACCTTTTCAAGTTTAATCTGGTGCCCATGTCGCCGGTTTTCGCCCAAGAGGAGCGGGACAAGTGGCAGTTGAAGGGGCATTGGGAAAACTGGAGCCATCTCACCATGAACTCCGATCAGGCCAACGAGCAGTTGCAACGTTTTGCCATGGAATCCAATAACACGGTGTTCAACTATCTGGATCCGGGCAACGGTCTCTGGAAAGGGTTGAGTCTTGGGGAGCGAGGGCTGTTTCAACGACAGCGGGACGATGTCTCCCGTGCCCAACTCCGTTTTGGCGAAGAGGCACCCGCCACCCGGGAGGCTTGGGACCAACTGGAGAAGGTGGTGGCACAAATTACCCGCAAAGTAGCGAGTGGCCCATGATGGGAGTGAAAAATTATTATCCTGAGGGGGGGGCGGTATTTATTTTGGCAGGGGTGGCTGGG from Magnetococcales bacterium includes the following:
- a CDS encoding radical SAM protein; the protein is MDVLIIGGHFALGQKDVMRHKDDFRLTLDGVPMTLPNLESYFAHNRVLPPNLLEKMRHKEQRRPYQQIYWSGLHLYDFLNRFDLDVALLNCHYPGDRQSLALFRENPKCVVISTTFLGMESVRTLVADVRNHLPDSWIVVGGNHTHHSYQVWQRREDPLYQQPGVKNVYFFTSDNPITEIDAYIYDQHGELTLLEMIQQLKKGKRPRDLPNSVIRLKAGGSELFQFNKKVPEEYNIDAFRIAWDKIPWNYMATVVPFQTTYGCPFKCGFCNFSLTKVHKKSMDGLFEELRSITHHSFVERVWFTDDNFFLTERMVIDFCERYIQEDFPFSWASFIRASSITPRTAELLKRAKCDMLVLGFESGSQTMLDNMFKKDTVSHYHEATSYLIRAGIHIEMAFVVGYPGETAATVGESIDFVNSLPVNPEQTRYLYLFKFNLVPMSPVFAQEERDKWQLKGHWENWSHLTMNSDQANEQLQRFAMESNNTVFNYLDPGNGLWKGLSLGERGLFQRQRDDVSRAQLRFGEEAPATREAWDQLEKVVAQITRKVASGP